The following are encoded in a window of Streptomyces griseiscabiei genomic DNA:
- a CDS encoding ROK family protein: MQLSESARAVFAVLAASSTATRPQLATGARLSKPTVSTAVAELEAAGLAARSGTLNGGTGRSAAVYDLGLAAGAVLAVDLGPSVTRVRVCALDGTLLAEGTGLRADTVDVVADALCGLSSGAPLRAIVVAVGDVTVQSREGTAVRPATAKAGPIFDALTVTLPPGVPVHVENNVNCAALAELHEGAARGRDTFGYLRIGVGIGLGVVIGGQVLRGANGAAGEVARLPYPWDADREPRHEGLEAHIGAGSLLRRAADAWRGVDDPCPDTVDGLFALADAGHATACAVVGRHAADVGRLAVAATAVLDPGLIVLGGAVGSQPLLLPGVRAELARLSWPTEVVSSALGDSGTVVGASRLAVARGIQTVTGGGIQTVTGGAAVKH; this comes from the coding sequence ATGCAACTGAGCGAGAGCGCCCGCGCTGTCTTCGCCGTACTGGCCGCGTCGAGCACCGCCACCCGCCCCCAACTGGCCACCGGGGCGCGTCTGTCCAAGCCGACCGTCTCCACCGCCGTGGCCGAGCTGGAGGCGGCCGGCCTCGCCGCCCGCTCCGGCACCCTCAACGGAGGAACCGGCAGGTCAGCGGCTGTGTACGATCTCGGGCTCGCGGCCGGCGCGGTCCTCGCCGTCGACCTCGGCCCCAGCGTCACCCGGGTGCGGGTGTGCGCCCTGGACGGCACGCTGCTCGCCGAGGGCACCGGGCTGCGGGCGGACACCGTCGACGTGGTCGCGGACGCCCTCTGCGGGCTGTCGTCCGGGGCGCCGCTGCGCGCCATCGTCGTCGCCGTGGGCGATGTCACCGTCCAGAGCCGGGAGGGCACGGCCGTCCGGCCCGCCACCGCCAAGGCGGGGCCCATCTTCGACGCCCTGACCGTGACCCTGCCGCCCGGCGTGCCCGTGCACGTCGAGAACAACGTGAACTGCGCGGCCCTGGCCGAACTGCACGAGGGCGCCGCCCGCGGCCGGGACACCTTCGGCTATCTGCGGATCGGCGTCGGTATCGGTCTCGGTGTCGTCATCGGCGGCCAGGTGCTGCGCGGCGCGAACGGCGCCGCCGGTGAGGTGGCCCGGCTGCCCTACCCCTGGGACGCGGACCGGGAACCCCGCCACGAGGGCCTGGAGGCGCACATAGGGGCGGGCTCACTGCTGCGGCGGGCGGCGGACGCCTGGCGGGGCGTGGACGACCCCTGCCCGGACACCGTCGACGGGCTGTTCGCGCTGGCCGACGCCGGACACGCCACGGCCTGCGCCGTGGTCGGCCGGCACGCCGCCGACGTGGGCAGACTCGCCGTCGCGGCCACCGCGGTCCTGGACCCCGGCCTGATCGTGCTGGGCGGCGCCGTGGGCTCCCAGCCCCTGCTGCTGCCCGGCGTACGGGCCGAGCTGGCGCGGCTGAGCTGGCCCACCGAGGTCGTGAGCAGCGCGCTCGGCGACAGCGGCACCGTCGTGGGGGCCAGTCGGCTGGCCGTGGCCCGGGGAATCCAAACCGTGACCGGAGGGGGAATCCAAACCGTGACCGGAGGTGCGGCGGTGAAGCATTGA
- a CDS encoding ABC transporter substrate-binding protein, producing MTTVGVRRSSRLGRGGMRRLVPLAAGVSAAALLLSACGGGDSGSGGTSKSLTFWISTVPGQDAGWKKMVAQYEKETGVKVKLVNIPYDGYATKLRNSAQANSLPDVAAVPALDPIWSNKLIDLSDIANNKTNKINANFVAKDSSGKVLSIPSDVTASGMFINKSLFEKAGVDYPTSPDKTWTWDEFIKAANEVREKTDAKYSLTFDQSPSRLRAMVYEMGGKYVHADDSGKFSVDDATKKAVKTFVGWNDDKTMPKSVWTSGADPSAMFQSGDVVAYWSGVWQVAAYAESITKFDWASVPTPAQPVQASDVNSGGMTVGFNNNADAAGAAKKFLSWLYEPDHYKTLCETSGFLPVESGLNPEYPFKSEAAQAAFKLYNESIPLYDPISGYFNSAQTNWVLKGKSLADDPTKAELGKAINGEQSSDKALQNIVDGYNTQVGG from the coding sequence ATGACCACTGTGGGTGTGCGGCGCTCAAGCCGACTCGGCCGCGGCGGTATGCGCCGCCTGGTTCCCCTCGCTGCCGGTGTCTCGGCGGCCGCCCTGCTGCTCTCCGCCTGCGGAGGAGGGGACTCCGGCTCGGGCGGTACCTCCAAGTCGCTGACGTTCTGGATCTCCACGGTTCCGGGGCAGGACGCGGGCTGGAAGAAGATGGTGGCCCAGTACGAGAAGGAGACCGGCGTCAAGGTCAAGCTGGTCAACATCCCCTACGACGGCTACGCGACGAAGCTGCGCAACTCCGCGCAGGCGAACTCGCTGCCCGACGTGGCGGCCGTGCCGGCGCTCGACCCGATCTGGTCGAACAAGCTGATCGACCTCAGCGACATCGCCAACAACAAGACGAACAAGATCAACGCCAACTTCGTCGCCAAGGACTCCTCCGGGAAGGTGCTGTCCATCCCCTCGGACGTCACCGCGTCCGGCATGTTCATCAACAAGTCGCTGTTCGAGAAGGCCGGCGTCGACTACCCGACCTCGCCCGACAAGACCTGGACCTGGGACGAGTTCATCAAGGCGGCGAACGAGGTCCGGGAGAAGACCGACGCCAAGTACTCCCTGACCTTCGACCAGTCGCCGTCGCGACTGCGCGCCATGGTCTACGAGATGGGCGGCAAGTACGTCCACGCCGACGACTCCGGCAAGTTCTCGGTGGACGACGCGACCAAGAAGGCCGTGAAGACCTTCGTCGGCTGGAACGACGACAAGACCATGCCGAAGTCGGTGTGGACCAGCGGCGCCGACCCGTCGGCCATGTTCCAGAGCGGTGACGTCGTCGCCTACTGGTCCGGTGTGTGGCAGGTCGCCGCCTACGCGGAGAGCATCACCAAGTTCGACTGGGCGAGCGTCCCGACCCCCGCCCAGCCGGTGCAGGCCAGTGACGTCAACAGCGGTGGTATGACGGTCGGCTTCAACAACAACGCCGACGCGGCCGGCGCCGCGAAGAAGTTCCTGTCCTGGCTGTACGAGCCCGACCACTACAAGACGCTCTGCGAGACCTCCGGCTTCCTGCCGGTCGAGAGCGGTCTGAACCCGGAGTACCCCTTCAAGTCCGAGGCGGCGCAGGCGGCGTTCAAGCTCTACAACGAGTCGATCCCGCTGTACGACCCCATCTCCGGCTACTTCAACAGCGCGCAGACCAACTGGGTGCTGAAGGGCAAGAGCCTCGCCGACGACCCGACCAAGGCGGAGCTCGGCAAGGCGATCAACGGAGAGCAGTCGTCCGACAAGGCCCTGCAGAACATCGTCGACGGCTACAACACGCAGGTCGGCGGCTGA
- a CDS encoding carbohydrate ABC transporter permease: MTKRAPDASDVSVSPPRRRSKYTLAPLVLISGNVVLFALFFVWPAVIGLVYSFTNYTGVGSFQFIGLDNYSKLFGDSAFYDAMSRTLLYTVLFVPLNFVLSLLIANVLVSKNAKGTSVARIFFFIPWLLSPIIVGVLWRWLFGENFGLVNYFIEKLGGSAVPWQSNADLSLIVVVVAAAWAWTGFSMLLFIAAIKNVPTSYYEAAALDGAGPWRQFISITLPSIAPTSFIVILLNTIHAMKEYAVFASLNNGGPGTSNNLMVQYIYQTGFKSGQIGYASAASFVLMLILMAVAIIQMMVNRRVENR; encoded by the coding sequence ATGACCAAACGCGCCCCGGACGCTTCGGACGTGTCCGTGAGCCCGCCCAGGAGACGAAGCAAGTACACCCTCGCACCGCTCGTCCTCATCTCGGGCAACGTCGTGCTCTTCGCGCTGTTCTTCGTCTGGCCGGCGGTGATCGGGCTCGTCTACTCCTTCACGAACTACACGGGAGTCGGGTCGTTCCAGTTCATCGGACTGGACAACTACAGCAAGCTGTTCGGGGACTCCGCCTTCTACGACGCGATGAGCCGCACGCTGCTGTACACCGTGCTCTTCGTCCCGCTGAACTTCGTGCTCTCGCTGCTCATCGCCAATGTGCTGGTGAGCAAGAACGCCAAGGGCACGTCGGTCGCCCGCATCTTCTTCTTCATCCCGTGGCTGCTGTCGCCCATCATCGTGGGTGTCCTGTGGCGGTGGCTGTTCGGTGAGAACTTCGGACTGGTCAACTACTTCATCGAGAAGCTCGGCGGAAGCGCCGTTCCCTGGCAGTCGAACGCGGACCTGTCACTGATAGTGGTCGTCGTGGCGGCGGCCTGGGCCTGGACGGGCTTCTCCATGCTGCTGTTCATCGCGGCGATCAAGAACGTCCCGACGTCGTACTACGAGGCGGCCGCGCTCGACGGCGCCGGTCCCTGGCGCCAGTTCATCAGCATCACCCTGCCGAGCATCGCCCCCACGTCCTTCATCGTCATCCTGCTCAACACGATCCACGCGATGAAGGAATACGCGGTGTTCGCCTCCCTCAACAACGGTGGACCCGGAACGTCGAACAACCTGATGGTCCAGTACATCTACCAGACGGGGTTCAAGTCGGGCCAGATCGGCTACGCGAGCGCCGCGTCGTTCGTGCTCATGCTCATTCTGATGGCCGTCGCGATCATCCAGATGATGGTCAACCGGCGGGTGGAGAACCGATGA
- a CDS encoding carbohydrate ABC transporter permease encodes MTTTDMPRKVDAGPGRPVRKKRSGGSATGGLRRAVAPTTLLWVLAGLYGLPVLWFVLSSLKPAGDLFSLPLTVFPENPTLSGYREAWASANFSGYFINTAIVCVIATILTVGVSCCTGYALAKYDNKWLKAFFLGILATTMLPAEVMLAPLFLVVRDLGFYNSLSGIILPALLTATGCFMFRQFFLTVPDELIEAARIDGAKELSIFLRIMVPLSRPIMLTLAILSFQWRWNDYIWPLLMLNDPEKFTVQIGIQSLVGAQNINWSVLLGGSVISMIPLIVIFLVFQKYVMNADINAGLKD; translated from the coding sequence ATGACAACCACAGACATGCCACGCAAGGTCGACGCCGGCCCCGGACGGCCTGTCCGCAAGAAGCGGTCCGGCGGCTCGGCCACCGGTGGGCTGCGGCGCGCGGTGGCCCCGACGACACTGCTGTGGGTCCTCGCGGGCCTCTACGGGCTGCCGGTGCTGTGGTTCGTCCTCAGCTCCCTCAAACCGGCGGGAGACCTGTTCTCCCTTCCGCTGACGGTGTTCCCCGAGAACCCCACCCTGTCGGGTTACCGGGAGGCGTGGGCGAGCGCCAACTTCTCCGGGTACTTCATCAACACCGCCATCGTGTGTGTGATCGCGACGATCCTCACGGTGGGCGTCAGCTGCTGCACCGGGTACGCGCTGGCCAAGTACGACAACAAGTGGCTCAAGGCGTTCTTCCTCGGCATCCTGGCCACCACGATGCTGCCGGCCGAGGTCATGCTCGCCCCGCTGTTCCTGGTCGTCCGCGACCTCGGCTTCTACAACTCGCTCTCCGGCATCATCCTCCCGGCCCTGCTCACCGCGACCGGCTGCTTCATGTTCCGCCAGTTCTTCCTGACGGTCCCCGACGAACTCATCGAGGCCGCGCGCATCGACGGCGCGAAAGAGCTGTCGATCTTCCTGCGGATCATGGTGCCGCTCTCCCGGCCGATCATGCTGACGCTCGCCATCCTGTCGTTCCAGTGGCGCTGGAACGACTACATCTGGCCGCTGCTGATGCTGAACGACCCGGAGAAGTTCACGGTCCAGATCGGCATCCAGAGCCTCGTCGGCGCGCAGAACATCAACTGGTCGGTGCTGCTCGGCGGTTCGGTCATCTCCATGATCCCGTTGATCGTCATCTTCCTGGTCTTCCAGAAGTACGTCATGAACGCCGACATCAACGCCGGACTGAAGGACTGA
- a CDS encoding nucleoside/nucleotide kinase family protein, whose amino-acid sequence MSLTFDDLLHRAAALARPGRRALLGVAGSPGAGKTTLAAELTRALNGDGEPWVAHVPMDGFHLADVELDRLGRRDRKGAPDTFDVAGYAALLERLRGDEEEVVYAPGFERVLEQPLAGSIPVPPSARLVVTEGNYLLVDEGPWRRVRARLDEVWFCDLDEAERLRRLVARHEEFGKGHGEAVAWVCRTDQRNAELVATTGQHADLVVPRSAMPPVKAGAPGTEPA is encoded by the coding sequence ATGTCCCTGACCTTCGACGATCTGCTGCACCGGGCCGCCGCGCTGGCCCGCCCCGGGCGCCGGGCGCTCCTCGGTGTCGCCGGGAGCCCCGGTGCGGGGAAGACCACCCTGGCCGCGGAGCTGACCCGGGCCCTCAACGGCGACGGCGAGCCGTGGGTCGCCCATGTGCCCATGGACGGCTTCCATCTCGCCGACGTGGAGCTGGACCGGCTCGGGCGCCGGGACCGCAAGGGGGCCCCGGACACGTTCGACGTGGCGGGGTACGCGGCGCTGCTGGAGCGGCTGCGCGGCGACGAGGAGGAGGTCGTGTACGCGCCGGGCTTCGAGCGGGTCCTGGAGCAGCCCCTCGCCGGTTCGATCCCGGTACCGCCCTCGGCCCGGCTGGTGGTGACCGAGGGGAACTATCTGCTGGTGGACGAGGGGCCCTGGCGGCGGGTGCGGGCCCGGCTCGACGAGGTGTGGTTCTGCGATCTCGACGAGGCGGAGCGGCTCCGGCGGCTCGTGGCCCGGCACGAGGAGTTCGGCAAGGGGCACGGCGAGGCGGTCGCCTGGGTGTGCCGCACGGATCAGCGCAACGCGGAGCTGGTGGCGACGACCGGGCAGCACGCGGATCTGGTGGTGCCCCGGTCCGCGATGCCCCCGGTGAAGGCGGGCGCCCCGGGCACGGAACCTGCGTAG